The following proteins come from a genomic window of Candidatus Lokiarchaeota archaeon:
- a CDS encoding replication factor C small subunit produces the protein MELDLWTEKYRPKTLSEIIGQESVVQRLMRFVENGAVPHCLFAGPPGTSKTTAGMAMARDLFGDTFGRNFMELNASDERGIDVVRNQIKSFARSIPSGDAPFKILVLDEADHLTGDAQHALRRTMESYASSCRMILICNYSSRIIPPIQSRCAVFKFSPLDDEAIVERLEYIADAENVSTDKQGIEAILYLANGDMRAAINLLQAASSTGEKVTGPVVYSISGRASPKEVRGLLKSSSEGKYEEAITSMKSLIYENGVSPIDLIRQIHRELLGLDMSKKRTMSTLEKAAEAEFRISEGASGEIQLAALLAYIGLENNTDE, from the coding sequence ATGGAATTGGATCTCTGGACCGAAAAGTACCGCCCAAAAACACTTTCCGAAATCATAGGACAAGAATCAGTTGTACAAAGATTAATGCGATTTGTGGAAAATGGGGCTGTGCCTCATTGTCTTTTCGCGGGACCACCAGGAACCAGCAAAACAACAGCTGGGATGGCAATGGCTAGAGATTTGTTCGGGGATACCTTTGGACGCAATTTCATGGAATTGAACGCAAGTGATGAAAGAGGAATCGATGTAGTGAGAAATCAAATCAAAAGCTTTGCCAGATCCATACCTTCTGGTGATGCACCTTTCAAGATTCTAGTTCTGGATGAGGCGGACCATCTGACAGGAGATGCACAACATGCGCTTAGACGCACAATGGAATCATACGCTAGTTCATGCAGAATGATTTTGATTTGCAACTACTCCAGTAGAATAATACCACCCATTCAATCCAGATGTGCAGTTTTCAAGTTCTCGCCCTTGGATGACGAAGCCATCGTAGAAAGATTGGAATACATAGCAGATGCGGAGAATGTGAGTACAGACAAACAAGGAATTGAAGCAATACTGTATCTAGCAAATGGAGATATGCGTGCCGCCATTAATCTTCTGCAAGCAGCTTCTTCTACTGGCGAGAAAGTTACTGGTCCTGTTGTTTACAGTATATCTGGTCGTGCCAGTCCAAAGGAAGTTCGTGGTCTTCTCAAATCCTCCTCAGAGGGGAAATATGAAGAAGCAATTACTTCTATGAAGAGTCTAATTTATGAGAATGGTGTATCACCAATAGATTTGATTAGACAGATTCATCGAGAACTTCTCGGTCTAGATATGTCCAAGAAGAGGACTATGTCAACATTAGAGAAAGCAGCAGAGGCTGAATTTCGTATTTCGGAAGGTGCAAGTGGTGAAATTCAACTTGCAGCTTTGTTAGCGTACATAGGATTGGAGAATAATACTGATGAGTAA
- a CDS encoding AAA domain-containing protein, producing the protein MATSKDGIQERFEEFLRTYKNEHGNLIYWRQIQQMSINDETSLSIDFEDLSTFDNVFMVEAAENPTSFLETANNGLISVLRVEDPDYVQRLPEGTIRARIVNYPEHVALRALRSKHIGRLIQISGLMMRASEVKPLLVDAVFKCRLCDEEIPQPQEDGRYTEPPICPVCGKKTSMRLLPKKSRFMDWQKVRIQESPEELPPGQMPRSVDVVLEGDIVDLSRPGDLVRITGILQTSPDFSRRRGRLATFNVNIDAVGIEIAEKEYEQVDITEEDEKRIRELAEDPYVHERIYASIAPSIHGHERIKESIALLLFGGVGKTLPDGTRLRGKSNILMIGDPGTGKSQILKFVSSLASRSLYTSGKGTSAAGLTAAVVHDTDTGAMTLEAGALVLADQGIACIDEFDKMDPNDRTAIHEAMEQHTVSIAKAGIVATLNARTSILAAANPSLGRYEPQRSVQDNIKLPFTILSRFDLLWILIDRVEAEKDRELAQFILGMHQLKQTKSQEGVPPIDPEFLRKYIGYANRYVIPRLTAEAAEVIEDFYVGLRKSAEGGGAPVPITARQLESLVRLAEARARMGLRSEVTKEDAQAAVRLMEESLRMVALDGTGRIDIDKLVSTMSAAQRSSSDKILDAMKELESDDSSTVSEEALLQRVSEMGVSRERAVEVIEKLLAEGLIYSPSEGKIERIKG; encoded by the coding sequence ATGGCAACATCCAAAGATGGTATCCAAGAGCGCTTCGAAGAGTTTCTACGAACATACAAGAATGAACACGGGAACTTAATATACTGGCGCCAGATTCAACAGATGTCCATCAATGATGAAACAAGCCTAAGCATTGATTTTGAGGACCTTTCAACTTTCGATAATGTGTTCATGGTCGAAGCTGCTGAGAACCCTACTTCCTTCTTAGAAACAGCAAACAATGGACTAATATCGGTTCTGAGAGTTGAAGACCCGGATTATGTACAAAGACTCCCTGAAGGAACAATACGAGCGCGAATTGTAAACTATCCAGAGCACGTTGCTCTTAGGGCTTTGCGATCGAAACATATTGGTCGTCTCATACAGATTAGCGGTCTTATGATGCGTGCAAGTGAAGTTAAGCCCCTTCTAGTTGACGCTGTCTTCAAATGCCGATTATGTGATGAAGAAATTCCCCAGCCGCAAGAAGACGGACGTTATACCGAACCTCCAATTTGCCCTGTATGCGGAAAGAAAACCTCGATGAGACTGCTTCCGAAGAAATCCCGTTTCATGGATTGGCAAAAAGTCCGAATCCAAGAATCCCCCGAGGAACTACCACCGGGTCAAATGCCACGGTCGGTGGATGTTGTTCTTGAAGGTGATATCGTAGATTTATCGCGTCCCGGGGATTTGGTGCGGATAACGGGAATTCTTCAGACTTCTCCTGACTTTTCCAGACGCCGAGGCCGTCTGGCAACATTCAATGTCAATATTGATGCTGTTGGTATCGAAATCGCAGAGAAAGAATATGAACAAGTAGATATCACTGAAGAAGATGAAAAACGAATTAGGGAATTGGCTGAAGACCCATATGTTCACGAGAGGATCTATGCCTCAATTGCTCCTTCTATTCATGGACATGAACGCATCAAAGAATCAATAGCCCTCCTCCTATTTGGTGGTGTTGGTAAGACCCTGCCTGATGGAACCCGTTTAAGAGGCAAATCAAATATTCTGATGATTGGTGACCCTGGTACGGGTAAGAGCCAGATACTGAAATTCGTTTCAAGCTTGGCATCAAGAAGTCTCTATACATCAGGAAAGGGTACAAGCGCAGCTGGACTCACAGCTGCCGTTGTTCATGATACTGACACCGGTGCTATGACATTGGAAGCAGGGGCCTTGGTACTAGCAGATCAAGGCATTGCTTGTATTGATGAGTTTGACAAAATGGACCCGAATGATAGGACTGCTATTCACGAGGCGATGGAGCAGCATACTGTAAGTATCGCTAAAGCTGGTATTGTCGCAACTCTGAATGCCCGGACCTCAATACTGGCTGCCGCAAATCCTTCTCTTGGTAGATATGAACCCCAGCGTTCGGTTCAAGATAACATCAAGTTGCCATTCACTATCCTATCGAGGTTTGACTTATTGTGGATCCTCATAGACCGAGTTGAGGCAGAAAAGGACCGCGAACTTGCACAGTTCATTTTGGGGATGCACCAACTTAAGCAAACAAAAAGCCAAGAAGGAGTCCCTCCTATCGATCCAGAGTTTCTTCGCAAATATATTGGCTATGCAAATAGATATGTAATCCCGCGATTGACAGCTGAGGCTGCGGAAGTTATTGAGGATTTTTACGTTGGTCTCCGAAAGAGTGCAGAAGGTGGAGGCGCCCCGGTCCCAATTACAGCACGTCAGTTGGAATCACTCGTTCGTCTGGCCGAGGCCAGAGCAAGAATGGGCTTGAGATCCGAAGTAACAAAAGAAGACGCTCAGGCCGCCGTCCGACTCATGGAGGAATCACTTCGCATGGTAGCTCTGGATGGAACGGGGAGAATTGATATCGACAAACTTGTTTCAACAATGAGTGCCGCACAGCGGAGTTCTTCCGACAAGATTCTCGATGCAATGAAAGAATTAGAATCGGATGATTCATCAACTGTTAGCGAAGAAGCGTTACTTCAACGAGTCTCAGAAATGGGAGTTTCACGAGAGCGAGCGGTTGAGGTAATAGAGAAACTTCTCGCTGAGGGGCTTATTTATAGTCCCAGCGAAGGCAAAATTGAGCGAATAAAGGGCTGA